One segment of Comamonas thiooxydans DNA contains the following:
- the rpsQ gene encoding 30S ribosomal protein S17, whose product MTEAKTSLKRTLIGKVVSDKRAKTVTVLVERRVKHPIYDKIMIKSSKYHAHDEQGEYKLGDVVEITESRPLSKTKNWVATRLVQKAALV is encoded by the coding sequence ATGACGGAAGCTAAAACATCCCTCAAGCGCACCTTGATTGGCAAGGTGGTCAGCGACAAGCGTGCCAAGACTGTGACCGTTCTGGTGGAACGCCGCGTCAAGCACCCCATCTACGACAAGATCATGATCAAGTCGAGCAAGTACCACGCTCACGACGAGCAAGGTGAGTACAAGCTGGGTGACGTGGTTGAAATCACCGAGAGCCGTCCTCTCTCCAAGACCAAGAACTGGGTTGCTACCCGCTTGGTTCAAAAGGCTGCTCTGGTGTAA
- a CDS encoding peroxiredoxin — protein MIKVGDALPAVTLMEYVEVEGNGCSLGPNPVKLPEALAGKTIAVFAVPGAFTPTCSEKHLPGYVAKAEELKAAGVDEIWCLAVNDAFVMGAWGRDQKVAGKVRMIADGDAAFAKATGLTLDLNGKGLGLRANRFSMLVKDGKVATLNVEAPGKFEVSDAGTMLAQAKA, from the coding sequence ATGATTAAAGTTGGTGATGCCCTGCCCGCAGTGACCTTGATGGAATATGTGGAAGTGGAAGGCAATGGCTGCAGCCTTGGCCCCAACCCCGTGAAGCTGCCCGAAGCTCTGGCCGGCAAGACTATTGCCGTGTTTGCCGTGCCCGGCGCATTCACGCCCACCTGCTCCGAAAAGCACCTGCCAGGCTATGTGGCCAAGGCCGAAGAGCTCAAGGCTGCGGGTGTGGACGAAATCTGGTGCCTGGCCGTGAACGATGCTTTCGTCATGGGCGCCTGGGGCCGCGATCAGAAGGTAGCTGGCAAGGTGCGCATGATTGCCGACGGCGATGCGGCCTTTGCCAAGGCGACCGGCCTGACGCTGGACCTGAACGGCAAGGGCCTGGGCCTGCGCGCCAATCGCTTCTCCATGCTGGTCAAGGATGGCAAGGTTGCGACCCTGAACGTGGAGGCCCCCGGCAAGTTTGAAGTCAGCGATGCCGGCACCATGCTGGCTCAGGCCAAGGCTTGA
- a CDS encoding GNAT family N-acetyltransferase: MDKPAVDLLTPSLEEMGAVRQIFQEYADSLNIDLEFQGFESEIADLPGDYAQPRGQILLAHVDGALAGCCALRPLDDCDYPNAAEMKRLYVRKPFRGFGLGRQLAEAMLDVARQSGYDHVLLDTLDDMESARALYVDLGFTSIEPYYHNPLPGAHYLKADLF, encoded by the coding sequence GTGGACAAGCCCGCCGTGGACTTGCTGACGCCCAGCCTGGAGGAAATGGGTGCTGTGCGCCAGATCTTCCAGGAGTATGCGGACAGCCTGAACATCGACCTGGAATTTCAAGGATTCGAATCCGAAATCGCCGATCTGCCCGGCGACTATGCCCAGCCCCGCGGCCAGATCCTGCTGGCCCATGTGGACGGCGCCCTCGCCGGCTGCTGCGCGCTGCGACCGCTCGATGATTGCGACTATCCCAATGCGGCCGAAATGAAGCGCCTGTATGTGCGCAAGCCCTTTCGGGGCTTCGGCCTGGGCCGCCAGCTGGCCGAGGCCATGCTGGACGTGGCGCGCCAGAGCGGCTACGACCATGTGCTGCTCGACACGCTGGATGACATGGAATCCGCCCGCGCGCTGTATGTGGACCTGGGCTTCACGTCCATCGAACCCTACTACCACAACCCGCTTCCAGGCGCGCACTACCTCAAGGCCGATCTTTTCTGA
- a CDS encoding cytochrome b/b6 domain-containing protein — MSGSISHEKAMTESAAQAATKIHRIRIWDLPTRLFHWLLAICIVALVVTAKMGGNAMNWHLLLGQVVLALLVFRILWGLVGGYWSRFGSFIPSAAAMRRYLSGASTTQDRAGHNPLGSLSVIAMLIVLIAQIASGLMSDDEIAFSGPLTRFVSGELISKATDYHAHWGQYLIYGLIALHLLALIGYSIKGNRLVPAMVTGDKCLAEPVAASRDTAATRMLAALLAVVASALSWWIHQLGQGAAF, encoded by the coding sequence ATGTCCGGGTCCATCAGCCATGAAAAAGCCATGACAGAGTCCGCCGCACAAGCCGCCACGAAAATCCACAGAATCCGGATCTGGGACCTGCCCACCCGCCTGTTTCACTGGCTGCTGGCAATCTGCATCGTGGCCCTGGTGGTCACCGCCAAGATGGGAGGCAATGCCATGAACTGGCACCTGCTGCTGGGACAGGTGGTGCTGGCCTTGCTGGTCTTCCGCATTCTCTGGGGCCTGGTGGGCGGGTACTGGTCGCGCTTCGGCAGCTTCATCCCTTCTGCAGCAGCCATGAGACGCTATCTGAGCGGCGCATCGACCACGCAGGACCGCGCTGGCCACAACCCGCTGGGTTCACTGTCCGTGATCGCGATGCTCATCGTTTTAATAGCGCAGATCGCAAGCGGGCTGATGAGCGATGACGAAATCGCCTTCAGCGGACCGTTGACGCGTTTTGTCTCTGGCGAGCTGATCTCCAAGGCCACCGATTACCACGCCCACTGGGGCCAATATCTGATCTACGGACTGATCGCGCTGCATCTGCTGGCCCTCATTGGATACAGCATCAAGGGCAATAGACTGGTCCCAGCCATGGTCACGGGCGACAAATGCCTGGCCGAACCAGTCGCCGCGAGCCGCGATACCGCAGCCACCCGCATGCTGGCTGCGCTGCTGGCCGTGGTGGCAAGCGCACTGTCCTGGTGGATCCATCAGCTGGGCCAGGGCGCTGCTTTCTGA
- a CDS encoding cytochrome c, with amino-acid sequence MKAFSTLAFAAVVATVALPASAQFAKAEDAIKYRQSALSVLGTHFSRLGAMANGKMPFDAKSAQESAEVVAFMAKLPWAGFGAGTEGGKAKPEVWKEQAKFHDLSGKMEAEVVKLNAAAKTGNLDNLKTAFGPAANSCKSCHDSFRNK; translated from the coding sequence ATGAAAGCTTTTTCCACTCTGGCATTCGCTGCTGTGGTTGCCACCGTGGCCCTGCCTGCCTCGGCCCAATTCGCCAAGGCTGAAGATGCCATCAAGTACCGCCAGAGCGCCCTGAGCGTGCTGGGCACGCATTTCAGCCGTCTGGGCGCCATGGCCAACGGCAAGATGCCCTTCGATGCCAAGAGCGCGCAGGAAAGCGCCGAGGTGGTGGCCTTCATGGCCAAGCTGCCCTGGGCCGGCTTCGGCGCCGGCACCGAAGGCGGCAAGGCCAAGCCTGAGGTGTGGAAGGAGCAGGCCAAGTTCCATGACCTGTCGGGCAAGATGGAAGCAGAAGTCGTCAAGCTCAACGCTGCCGCCAAGACCGGCAATCTGGACAATCTCAAGACGGCTTTCGGCCCGGCCGCCAATAGCTGCAAGAGCTGCCACGACAGCTTCCGCAATAAGTAA
- a CDS encoding TlpA disulfide reductase family protein yields MASKHWIAGIVAAAVIGVGAWVYSGAGQAAAPQSTFVLLDGSQKTTADLKGKVTLVNFWATSCTTCVAEMPEIISTYQKYQGKGFDTLAVAMSYDPPSYVVNFVESRKLPFQVALDNTGNVAKAWGDVQLTPTTFIVNKRGEIVKRYIGAPDFEQLHKLIEKLLAEPTSA; encoded by the coding sequence ATGGCAAGCAAACATTGGATCGCAGGCATTGTGGCGGCCGCCGTCATCGGCGTCGGGGCCTGGGTGTATTCGGGCGCAGGGCAGGCCGCGGCGCCGCAATCCACCTTTGTGCTGCTGGACGGCAGCCAGAAAACCACCGCCGACCTCAAGGGCAAGGTGACGCTGGTGAACTTCTGGGCCACCAGTTGCACCACCTGCGTGGCAGAGATGCCCGAGATCATCAGCACCTACCAGAAGTACCAGGGCAAGGGCTTTGACACCCTGGCCGTGGCCATGAGCTACGACCCGCCCAGCTATGTCGTGAACTTCGTCGAATCGCGCAAGCTGCCCTTCCAGGTCGCGCTGGACAACACCGGCAACGTGGCCAAGGCATGGGGCGATGTGCAACTCACCCCCACCACCTTCATCGTCAACAAGCGCGGCGAGATCGTGAAGCGCTATATCGGCGCCCCCGACTTTGAGCAGTTGCACAAGCTGATCGAGAAGCTGCTGGCCGAGCCGACAAGCGCCTGA
- a CDS encoding PTS sugar transporter subunit IIA yields the protein MTTRILLLTHAPLAAALRECALHVFADSADDLLALDVPSDEAPEATLERALAMLVAHGGLDAPTLVLTDLFGATPCNVAQRLSGLLQARLVAGVNLPMLLRSIGYRHEPLDALVSRAMVGGSQGVMQVAGSSRQNQSARPSNDQDQYHHQQ from the coding sequence ATGACCACGCGCATTCTTTTGCTCACTCACGCTCCTCTGGCCGCTGCATTGCGCGAATGCGCGCTGCATGTGTTTGCCGATAGCGCTGACGACCTGCTGGCCCTGGACGTGCCTTCCGATGAGGCGCCCGAGGCCACGCTGGAGCGTGCCCTGGCCATGCTGGTGGCGCATGGCGGGCTGGATGCACCGACACTGGTGCTGACCGATCTGTTCGGCGCCACACCCTGTAACGTGGCCCAGCGTCTCAGCGGGCTGTTGCAGGCTAGGCTGGTGGCGGGGGTGAACCTGCCCATGCTCTTGCGCTCCATCGGCTATCGACACGAGCCGCTGGATGCCCTGGTCTCGCGGGCCATGGTGGGCGGCAGCCAGGGGGTGATGCAGGTGGCCGGCAGTTCCCGACAAAATCAAAGCGCACGACCTTCCAATGATCAAGACCAATATCACCATCAGCAATAA
- a CDS encoding HPr family phosphocarrier protein — MIKTNITISNKLGLHARASAKLTKLAGSFPCEVWLTKGERRVNAKSIMGVMMLAAGIGSELELETDGVQEQEATDALVALINDKFGEGQ, encoded by the coding sequence ATGATCAAGACCAATATCACCATCAGCAATAAATTGGGCCTGCATGCCCGTGCATCGGCCAAGCTCACCAAGCTGGCCGGCAGCTTCCCCTGCGAGGTCTGGCTGACCAAGGGCGAGCGCCGCGTCAATGCCAAGAGCATCATGGGCGTGATGATGCTGGCGGCAGGCATAGGCTCCGAGCTGGAGCTGGAAACCGATGGAGTGCAGGAGCAGGAAGCCACGGATGCGCTGGTGGCCCTGATCAACGACAAGTTTGGCGAAGGCCAGTAA
- the ptsP gene encoding phosphoenolpyruvate--protein phosphotransferase — protein sequence MTFAIHGLAVSRGIAIGRAVVVASSRMEVVHYFIRPDQVESEIQRARTARNAVIDELRRLQEEMPKDAPGELDALLDVHLMLLQDQALAEAIRNWISERLYNAEWALTTQLEIVSRQFDEMDDEYLRERKADLEQVVERILRHMKGAASPLAQVAPPLAPTGTVPATDGQQLPLDVTTETPLVLVAQDLSPADMLQFKSKVFAGFITAVGGKTSHTAIVARSMDIPAVVGARAASQLIRQDDWVIIDGNEGVVIVDPTPIILAEYSFRQRQTELERERLTRLRYTPSLTMDGQKVELLANIEQPSDGAAAVRAGAVGVGLFRTEFLFMGRSGNLPGEEEQYRAYREAIDGMQGMPVTIRTLDVGADKPLDKAQPKDYYLNPALGLRAIRWSLADPVMFRTQLRAILRAAAHGQIKLLFPMLAHRSEIEQTLAQLRQAQHELDVRGVAYGPVKLGAMIEIPAAALTVRSFLQYFDFLSIGTNDLIQYTLAIDRADETVAHLYDPMHPAVLRLVAEVIAAANSAGKEVCVCGEMAGDLSMTRLLLGLGLRSFSMHPAQILAVKQEVLRADSSKLAPWASEVLGSECPAQMLAP from the coding sequence ATGACATTTGCCATCCACGGCCTGGCCGTCTCCCGGGGGATTGCCATCGGGCGCGCGGTCGTTGTGGCCTCCAGTCGCATGGAGGTGGTGCACTACTTCATCCGGCCCGATCAGGTGGAGTCGGAGATCCAGCGTGCCCGCACGGCACGCAATGCGGTGATTGACGAGCTGCGCCGGCTTCAGGAGGAAATGCCCAAGGACGCGCCCGGCGAGCTGGATGCGCTGCTCGATGTGCATCTGATGCTGCTGCAGGACCAGGCGCTGGCCGAGGCCATTCGCAACTGGATCTCCGAGCGTCTTTACAACGCCGAATGGGCGCTGACCACGCAGCTGGAAATCGTTTCGCGCCAGTTCGACGAGATGGACGACGAGTACCTGCGCGAGCGCAAGGCCGATCTGGAGCAGGTAGTGGAGCGCATTCTGCGCCACATGAAGGGTGCGGCCAGTCCGCTTGCACAGGTTGCTCCACCGTTGGCTCCGACTGGCACCGTGCCTGCAACCGATGGGCAGCAGCTGCCTCTCGACGTCACCACGGAAACCCCGCTGGTGCTGGTCGCACAAGACCTGTCGCCAGCGGACATGCTGCAGTTCAAGAGCAAGGTCTTTGCGGGTTTCATCACCGCCGTGGGCGGCAAGACCAGCCACACGGCCATCGTCGCACGCAGCATGGACATTCCGGCCGTGGTTGGCGCGCGGGCCGCAAGCCAGCTGATTCGCCAGGATGACTGGGTCATCATCGACGGCAACGAGGGCGTGGTCATCGTGGACCCCACGCCCATCATCCTGGCGGAGTACAGCTTTCGCCAGCGCCAGACCGAACTGGAGCGCGAGCGCCTGACCCGTCTGCGTTACACGCCGTCCCTCACCATGGATGGGCAGAAGGTGGAGTTGCTGGCCAATATCGAGCAGCCCAGCGACGGGGCTGCTGCCGTGCGTGCTGGCGCAGTCGGCGTGGGGCTGTTCCGTACCGAGTTTCTGTTCATGGGGCGCAGCGGCAATCTGCCCGGGGAAGAAGAGCAGTACCGCGCCTATCGTGAGGCCATAGACGGCATGCAAGGCATGCCGGTCACCATCCGCACGCTGGATGTGGGGGCCGACAAGCCGCTGGACAAGGCACAGCCCAAGGACTACTACCTCAACCCCGCGCTGGGCCTGCGCGCCATACGCTGGAGTCTGGCCGACCCCGTCATGTTCCGCACTCAACTGCGAGCCATTCTGCGCGCGGCAGCGCATGGGCAGATCAAGCTGCTGTTTCCCATGCTGGCCCATCGCAGCGAGATCGAGCAGACTCTGGCCCAGCTGCGCCAGGCGCAGCATGAGCTCGATGTGCGCGGCGTCGCCTACGGCCCGGTCAAGCTGGGAGCCATGATCGAGATCCCGGCGGCCGCCTTGACGGTGCGCAGCTTTCTCCAATATTTCGACTTTCTGTCCATAGGCACCAACGACCTGATCCAGTACACGCTGGCCATTGACCGTGCCGACGAAACCGTGGCCCATCTCTACGATCCCATGCATCCGGCCGTGCTGCGTCTGGTGGCCGAGGTCATCGCTGCAGCCAATTCCGCAGGCAAGGAAGTCTGCGTTTGCGGTGAAATGGCCGGTGATCTGAGCATGACCCGGCTGCTGCTGGGCCTGGGGCTGCGCAGCTTTTCCATGCACCCCGCGCAGATTCTGGCCGTCAAGCAGGAGGTGCTGCGTGCGGACTCCAGCAAGCTTGCACCCTGGGCCAGCGAGGTACTGGGCAGCGAATGCCCGGCGCAGATGCTGGCGCCCTGA
- a CDS encoding DUF1963 domain-containing protein, with protein MNYADSQEIARALELVLEDAALAQQLAAQARPAVWLQTSAVEDEAEIASGSTKLGGCPDLPAGVAWPERGRYPDHEQRVKPHREDSLAPDSRWRWARPEQVQLFREEALQHVARLEGTFPLSFVAQINFAEARSAGTLDADFPESGLLSVFYDLMEQPWGFDPADACALKLIFSEGDAALERRPQPPALLELPDHCQLAPLACELHACVTALPLESAQWSSQGMALDEEQRDRFVEWWFDDAQNAASSGGEDSGCHRIGGWPTPVQGDMQTECALVAAGHYCGDGDAYADDATLAVRNTATQWLLLLQIGSDEKGGMGWGDGGQVYLWMRRDDLRARRFDRARLVLQCG; from the coding sequence ATGAATTACGCAGATTCGCAGGAAATCGCCCGTGCGCTCGAGCTGGTGCTGGAAGATGCAGCGCTTGCGCAGCAACTGGCTGCGCAAGCCAGGCCGGCCGTGTGGCTGCAGACCTCTGCGGTGGAAGATGAAGCGGAGATCGCGTCCGGCAGCACCAAATTGGGCGGCTGTCCCGACCTGCCTGCCGGTGTGGCCTGGCCCGAGCGCGGACGCTATCCGGACCATGAGCAGCGGGTGAAGCCCCATCGCGAAGACAGCCTTGCTCCCGACAGCCGCTGGCGATGGGCCAGGCCGGAGCAGGTCCAGCTGTTTCGCGAAGAAGCCTTGCAGCACGTCGCAAGGCTTGAAGGCACTTTTCCGCTGAGCTTTGTGGCGCAGATCAACTTCGCCGAAGCCCGCTCCGCCGGGACTCTGGATGCGGATTTCCCCGAGTCCGGACTGCTGTCCGTCTTCTACGACCTGATGGAGCAGCCCTGGGGTTTCGATCCTGCCGATGCCTGTGCGCTGAAGCTGATCTTCTCCGAGGGCGATGCCGCGCTCGAGCGGCGCCCGCAGCCGCCGGCGCTGCTAGAGCTGCCCGATCACTGCCAGCTCGCTCCCCTGGCCTGCGAACTGCATGCCTGCGTCACGGCCTTGCCCCTGGAGAGCGCTCAGTGGAGTTCCCAGGGCATGGCGCTTGACGAAGAGCAGCGTGACCGCTTTGTCGAATGGTGGTTTGATGATGCACAAAATGCTGCCAGCAGCGGTGGAGAGGATAGCGGTTGCCATCGCATCGGCGGCTGGCCCACGCCTGTCCAGGGTGATATGCAGACCGAATGCGCGTTGGTGGCCGCGGGGCATTACTGCGGTGATGGCGATGCCTACGCGGACGATGCCACGCTGGCTGTGCGCAATACTGCAACGCAGTGGCTTTTGCTGCTGCAGATCGGTAGCGATGAAAAAGGTGGCATGGGTTGGGGCGATGGAGGCCAGGTCTATCTGTGGATGCGCCGCGACGATCTGCGCGCACGTCGCTTCGACCGAGCGCGGCTGGTGCTGCAGTGTGGCTGA
- the lipA gene encoding lipoyl synthase: protein MSTNEVVREAQSAENYNPLAKQKAAAKLARIPVKVEQAEVLKKPEWIRVKAGSPSTRFYEIKDILRKNNLHTVCEEASCPNIGECFGKGTATFMIMGDKCTRRCPFCDVGHGRPDPLDVNEPLNLARTIAALRLKYVVITSVDRDDLRDGGSGHFVECIKNIRELSPETQIEILVPDFRGRDDRALEILKSAPPDVMNHNLETAPRLYKEARPGSDYQFSLNLLKKFKELHPDVPTKSGIMVGLGETDEEILQVMRDMRAHNIDMLTIGQYLAPTNSHLPVRRYVHPDTFKMFEQEAYKMGFTHAAVGAMVRSSYHADQQAHAAGV, encoded by the coding sequence ATGAGCACCAATGAAGTTGTGCGCGAAGCGCAGTCCGCCGAAAACTACAACCCGCTGGCCAAGCAGAAGGCTGCCGCCAAGCTGGCACGCATCCCCGTGAAGGTGGAGCAGGCCGAAGTCCTGAAGAAACCCGAATGGATACGCGTCAAGGCCGGCAGCCCCAGCACGCGCTTTTACGAAATCAAGGACATTCTGCGCAAGAACAATCTGCACACGGTCTGCGAGGAAGCCAGCTGCCCGAATATCGGCGAGTGCTTTGGCAAGGGCACGGCCACCTTCATGATCATGGGCGACAAGTGCACGCGCCGCTGCCCCTTCTGCGACGTGGGCCATGGCCGCCCCGATCCGCTGGACGTGAACGAGCCGCTGAACCTGGCGCGCACCATTGCCGCGCTGCGCCTGAAGTACGTGGTGATCACCAGCGTGGACCGCGACGACCTGCGCGACGGCGGCTCGGGCCACTTTGTGGAATGCATCAAGAACATCCGCGAGCTCTCGCCCGAGACGCAGATCGAGATCCTGGTGCCCGACTTCCGCGGCCGTGACGACCGCGCACTGGAAATCCTCAAGTCGGCTCCTCCCGATGTGATGAACCACAACCTGGAAACCGCACCACGTCTGTACAAGGAAGCGCGCCCCGGCTCCGACTATCAGTTCAGCCTGAACCTGCTCAAGAAGTTCAAGGAATTGCACCCCGATGTGCCGACCAAGAGCGGCATCATGGTGGGCCTGGGCGAGACGGACGAGGAAATCCTGCAGGTGATGCGCGATATGCGCGCCCACAACATCGACATGCTGACCATCGGCCAGTATCTGGCGCCCACCAACAGCCACCTGCCCGTGCGCCGCTATGTGCACCCCGATACCTTCAAGATGTTCGAGCAAGAGGCCTACAAGATGGGCTTCACCCACGCTGCCGTCGGCGCCATGGTGCGCTCGAGCTACCATGCCGACCAGCAGGCCCATGCCGCCGGCGTCTGA
- the lipB gene encoding lipoyl(octanoyl) transferase LipB, with the protein MDLRFLGRTGYEASVVAMQEFTRTRNASTRDELWICEHSPHFTQGLAGKTENVLNPGDIPVVATNRGGQVTYHGPGQVVAYPLLDLQRMGYFVKEYVYRLEDAVIRTLDHFGVTGHRVAGAPGIYVRLDDPRSHAMLEQRPQHREAGSPAPEPHFEGLGKIAALGIKVSRHSTYHGVALNVDMDLEPYLRINPCGYAGLRTVDLSTIGVQTTWDEAASVLGRQLKARLSP; encoded by the coding sequence ATGGATCTGCGCTTTCTGGGGCGCACCGGCTATGAGGCCTCGGTGGTCGCGATGCAGGAGTTCACGCGCACCCGCAACGCGAGCACGCGTGACGAGCTCTGGATTTGTGAGCACTCACCGCACTTCACACAGGGGCTGGCTGGCAAAACCGAAAATGTCCTGAACCCCGGCGATATTCCCGTGGTCGCCACCAATCGTGGCGGCCAGGTGACCTATCACGGCCCCGGCCAGGTGGTGGCCTATCCGCTGCTGGATCTGCAGCGCATGGGCTACTTCGTCAAAGAGTATGTGTACCGGCTGGAAGATGCGGTGATCCGCACGCTGGATCATTTCGGCGTTACCGGCCACCGCGTGGCAGGCGCCCCCGGCATCTATGTGCGCCTGGACGATCCGCGCAGCCATGCCATGCTGGAGCAGCGCCCGCAGCACCGCGAAGCCGGCAGCCCGGCGCCCGAGCCGCATTTCGAGGGTCTGGGCAAGATTGCCGCACTGGGCATCAAGGTCAGCCGCCACAGCACCTACCACGGAGTGGCCCTCAATGTCGATATGGATTTGGAACCTTATTTGCGAATCAACCCTTGCGGATACGCAGGGCTGAGGACGGTGGACCTTTCTACAATCGGCGTACAGACAACCTGGGACGAGGCCGCATCCGTGCTGGGCCGCCAGCTGAAGGCGCGTCTCTCTCCCTGA
- a CDS encoding YbeD family protein — MSDTPNPSAANENGQQEDPRKDSLIEYPSQFPIKVMGVKNEHLVHEITKIAEKFDPSFDASTVELRPSSGGNYLGVTITITATSREQLDDTYRALTSHPLVKVVL; from the coding sequence ATGAGCGACACGCCCAACCCATCTGCCGCCAACGAGAACGGTCAGCAAGAAGACCCACGCAAGGATTCGCTGATCGAGTACCCGAGCCAGTTTCCCATCAAGGTGATGGGTGTCAAGAATGAGCATCTGGTGCATGAAATCACCAAGATCGCCGAAAAGTTCGACCCCAGCTTTGACGCCAGCACGGTGGAGCTGCGCCCCAGCTCCGGCGGCAACTACCTGGGCGTGACCATCACCATCACGGCCACCAGCCGCGAGCAGTTGGACGATACCTACCGCGCACTGACCTCTCACCCCCTGGTGAAGGTCGTGCTGTGA
- a CDS encoding ATP synthase subunit I — protein sequence MPADFQDEDEVEDFKPLTAQEASAWRSRFPQVSVWRIVIVQTLVGVIVALLSWLITGRAAAGWSAAYGALAVVLPAALFARGVVRQRPGGAGAAMAGIFGWELVKLVLCIAMLAAAPKLVPDLSWLALLVGLIVVMKTYWVALLVRSSVQKPIDI from the coding sequence ATGCCCGCTGATTTTCAGGATGAGGACGAAGTCGAAGACTTCAAGCCCCTGACCGCACAAGAAGCCTCTGCATGGCGTTCGCGCTTTCCGCAGGTTTCGGTCTGGCGCATCGTCATCGTTCAGACGCTGGTCGGCGTTATCGTGGCTTTGCTGTCGTGGTTGATCACGGGGCGTGCAGCCGCAGGCTGGTCGGCGGCGTATGGAGCGCTGGCGGTCGTGTTGCCTGCGGCGCTGTTTGCAAGAGGCGTGGTTCGTCAGCGGCCGGGAGGTGCCGGGGCGGCCATGGCAGGGATTTTCGGTTGGGAGCTGGTGAAGCTGGTGCTGTGTATCGCCATGTTGGCGGCTGCACCCAAGCTGGTACCTGACCTGAGCTGGCTGGCGCTGCTGGTCGGCTTGATTGTTGTGATGAAAACGTATTGGGTTGCGCTTCTGGTGCGATCCAGTGTCCAAAAACCGATTGATATTTGA
- the atpB gene encoding F0F1 ATP synthase subunit A: protein MAAEAHAPTASEYIVHHLQHLQNIKQKSIIDFSVFNLDSIAVSVTLGALCLFVLWLAARKATSGVPGRFQAAVEMLVEMVDNQAKANIHNAESRKFIAPLALTVFVWIFAMNAMDMLPVDLLPVLWQTAQGDSHAYLRVVPTADLSTTLGLSTGVLVLCLIYSVKIKGMGGWAHELVTAPFGTSKNPVFAVILGVVNLAMQIIEYIAKTVSHGMRLFGNMYAGELVFCLIALMGGAAAMSLSGVLLPVGHIIAGSIWAIFHILIITLQAFIFMMLTLIYLGQAHEAH, encoded by the coding sequence ATGGCCGCAGAAGCGCACGCACCAACTGCAAGTGAATACATCGTTCACCACTTGCAACACCTCCAGAACATCAAGCAGAAGTCCATCATCGACTTCTCCGTGTTCAATCTGGATTCGATTGCCGTGAGTGTGACTCTGGGCGCTTTGTGCCTGTTCGTCCTCTGGCTGGCTGCCCGCAAGGCGACTTCCGGTGTTCCCGGTCGTTTCCAGGCTGCGGTGGAAATGCTGGTCGAAATGGTGGACAACCAGGCCAAGGCCAATATTCACAACGCCGAATCTCGCAAGTTCATCGCTCCTCTGGCACTGACCGTGTTCGTCTGGATCTTCGCGATGAACGCCATGGACATGCTGCCTGTGGATCTGCTGCCCGTGCTGTGGCAGACCGCCCAGGGCGACTCTCATGCCTACCTGCGTGTCGTGCCTACCGCCGACCTGTCCACCACTCTGGGTCTGTCGACCGGCGTGCTGGTGCTGTGCCTGATCTACTCGGTGAAGATCAAGGGCATGGGCGGCTGGGCTCACGAACTGGTGACCGCTCCGTTCGGCACCTCTAAGAATCCCGTGTTTGCTGTGATCCTGGGTGTTGTGAACCTGGCCATGCAAATCATTGAATACATTGCCAAGACGGTTTCGCACGGTATGCGACTGTTCGGCAATATGTACGCTGGTGAGTTGGTGTTCTGTCTGATCGCCTTGATGGGCGGTGCGGCTGCCATGTCGCTTTCCGGTGTGTTGCTCCCCGTGGGGCACATCATTGCAGGTTCGATCTGGGCGATCTTCCACATCCTGATCATTACCCTGCAAGCCTTCATTTTCATGATGCTGACGCTGATTTACCTCGGCCAGGCACATGAAGCTCACTGA
- the atpE gene encoding F0F1 ATP synthase subunit C — translation MENVLGLVALACGLIVGLGAIGASIGIALMGGKFLESSARQPELINELQTKMFILAGLIDAAFLIGVAIALLFAFANPFQLVA, via the coding sequence ATGGAAAACGTTCTCGGTCTCGTCGCTCTGGCTTGTGGTCTGATTGTTGGTCTGGGCGCTATCGGCGCTTCGATCGGTATCGCTCTGATGGGTGGCAAGTTCCTGGAATCCTCGGCACGTCAGCCTGAGCTGATCAACGAACTGCAAACCAAGATGTTCATCTTGGCTGGTCTGATCGACGCCGCCTTCCTGATCGGTGTGGCTATCGCTCTGCTGTTCGCCTTCGCCAACCCCTTCCAACTGGTTGCCTAA